From one Rhopalosiphum padi isolate XX-2018 chromosome 2, ASM2088224v1, whole genome shotgun sequence genomic stretch:
- the LOC132923075 gene encoding uncharacterized protein LOC132923075 produces the protein MVRHYKRKTNQHSWSEDSMKSAILAYNNKEMGFRKAALSFGVPQTTLERRVKQFAATDNLAEASTKALGRFKTVFTQEQEVQLVEYIKTMEARLFGLTSVELRSLAYQLAVKNNISHTFCKDDLAGVDWLYGFMKRHSDLSLRQPEATSAARASGFNQVAVGKFFALLTEVVDKNKLTASQIFNVDETGITCVPKSHSKVIACRGRRQVGTITSAERGQTITAEICMGADGSYMPPMLIFPRVRNKPELIDGGPPGAWAEVHPSGWIQTDLFLKWFDKFVIFSRASKTHKVLLLLDGHATHTKSLELIDKARDAGVILLCFPPHCTHRLQPLDVAFMKPLSLYYSDEVKKWLREHAKDHRVVTQFQIASLFGKAYLKASTMTTAISGFRATGIWPVDANIFKEHDFLASAATDIDLNVSVTDQQNISNDELPIQPEVLTPIIQTNNSLPIIHIAISNPIGQQNNDSTLSLTQHSSPGCSHWSAGAEKSVKKSFFALSPEEIQPIPKSNKTAARISRRRGKTAILTESPYKNDLLAANILSATPRQVKRSLSFGKKKNSRTRKNLSKKTKTNEDDDKCLYCDEPYSTSVDGWIQCGQCKKWAHCLCAGIEEDFETMFNCEFCS, from the exons ATGGTTAGgcattataaaagaaaaaccaaCCAACATTCATGGTCTGAAGACTCTATGAAGTCTGCAAtattagcatataataataaagagatGGGATTCAGAAAAGCTGCATTATCTTTTGGTGTTCCTCAAACTACTCTAGAAAGAAGAGTAAAACAATTTGCAGCAACTGATAATTTAGCTGAAGCTAGCACAAAAG ctcTTGGAAGGTTCAAAACGGTGTTTACTCAGGAGCAGGAGGTACAATTAGTAGAGTATATAAAGACTATGGAAGCACGTTTATTTGGTTTGACTTCAGTAGAGTTGAGAAGTTTAGCATACCAATTagcagtaaaaaataatataagccaTACATTTTGTAAAGATGATTTAGCAGGAGTAGACTGGTTGTATGGCTTTATGAAGCGACATTCAGATTTATCATTACGTCAACCTGAAGCTACGTCAGCTGCTAGAGCATCAGGCTTCAATCAGGTTGCAGTTGGTAAGTTTTTTGCTTTGTTAACTGAAGTGgtggataaaaataaactaacagCTTCACAAATATTCAACGTTGATGAGACTGGGATAACTTGTGTTCCAAAATCTCATAGTAAAGTTATTGCATGCCGTGGCCGTCGACAAGTAGGAACGATAACGTCTGCTGAAAGGGGCCAGACGATAACAGCTGAAATATGCATGGGTGCTGATGGGTCATATATGCCTCCAATGCTTATTTTTCCTCGTGTAAGAAACAAACCAGAACTTATAGATGGTGGACCACCTGGAGCATGGGCTGAAGTTCATCCAAGTGGATGGATACAAActgatttatttcttaaatggtttgataaatttgtaattttttctagAGCATCTAAGACCCATAAGGTTTTACTTTTATTAGATGGCCATGCTACCCATACTAAATCATTAGAACTTATAGATAAAGCCAGAGATGCTGGTGTTATATTGCTTTGCTTTCCACCTCACTGCACGCATAGACTTCAACCATTAGATGTAGCTTTTATGAAACCACTTAGCTTATATTACAGTGATGAAGTTAAGAAATGGCTTAGGGAGCACGCTAAAGACCACAGAGTAGTCACACAGTTTCAGATCGCATCGCTTTTTGGTAAAGCATATTTAAAAGCATCAACTATGACAACAGCTATCAGTGGCTTTAGAGCAACTGGCATTTGGCCAGTAGATGCCAACATATTTAAAGAACATGACTTCCTTGCTAGTGCTGCTACTGACATTGATTTAAACGTTTCAGTAACAgatcaacaaaatatttcaaacgatGAGCTCCCAATTCAACCAGAAGTGTTAACTCCAatcatacaaacaaataatagtcTACCCATCATTCATATTGCAATTTCAAATCCTATTGGACAACAAAATAATGACTCAACTCTTTCTCTAACACAGCATAGTTCACCAGGATGTTCTCATTGGTCAGCAGGTGCTGaaaaatcagttaaaaaatcattttttgctTTATCTCCTGAAGAAATTCAACCTATTCCTAAAAGTAATAAAACCGCTGCACGAATATCTAGGAGAAGAGGGAAAACAGCAATTCTCACAGAATCTCCTTACAAAAATGATCTATTAGCTGCTAACATATTAAGTGCAACACCCAGACAAGTAAAACGTTCTTTATCGttcggcaaaaaaaaaaattctagaacAAGGAAAAACCTtagtaaaaaaactaaaaccaaCGAAGATGATGACAAGTGTTTGTATTGTGATGAGCCTTACTCGACTTCAGTTGATGGGTGGATTCAGTGTGGACAGTGTAAAAAATGGGCTCATTGTCTTTGTGCTGGAATCGAAGAAGATTTTGAAACAATGTTCAATTGTGAATTTTGttcctaa